A window of Hymenobacter siberiensis genomic DNA:
GAAACCCAGCCCGAGCTGGCCAGCTACGAGTACATCGTGCAGCGCCAGCTGCGCCCCGAGGCCCGCCTCGACATTGTGCACGAGCTGCGCGAGCGCGGCATCCGGCCCACCAGCATGATTGATATTTCGGATGGGTTGGCTTCGGAAGTGCTGCACCTGTGCACGGCCAGCGGCACGGGCGCGCGGGTGTTCACCGAATTCCTGCCCCTGGCCAACCCCACGCTGGAGGCGGCGGCCGAGTTCAACCTCGACCCGCTCACCTGCGCCCTCAATGGCGGCGAGGACTACGAGCTGCTGTTCACGGTACCGGTTACGGACCACGAAAAAATCAAGAACCACCCCGATATCACTATCATCGGCCACCTCACGGACAAATCTGACGGGACCAACCTGGTGACCAAGGCCGGGCAGGCAGTGCCGTTGCAGGCGCAGGGCTGGACTAGTTTTTAACTAATGAAGCTGTTTAGAAAGTCCCCGAACGGTCATGCAGCGCGCAGCGCTGCATGACCGTTCGGGGACCTTTTGTGACTTTCTAAACAACTCCAATGCTATGCAGTGGCTTATGTAGCGGCTGTTTCTGATTGCTCGTTGAAACACCGGGCACAAGAGCTGCCGGCGTAACATCCGTTTTTAAATTTAGATAACGGGTCCGATAATAAACTTTTAGGGCCCGCTATCGTTTAGCCCGGCAACTGCCCCTTTCGGAACTGGCACACTCCTTGTCAAGCCGACTCTTACGTTCCGAGTAAATCTCTCATTCCCTAATGACTTCGGCCATGAATAAGCTCCCGTATCTCTTCGCTTTCATTATCCTGCTCACCTCGTTTCATGCTCCGGCTGCCCATGCGCAATGGAGCCCACAGGCCAAAGGTGCCGTTATCGGTGGCCTGGGCGGGGCTGCTGCCGGAGCCATCATCAACAAGCGCAATCGGGTTGTGGGTGGCGTGGTAGGTGGCGTGGCCGGTGGTGCTATTGGCTACGGTATTGGTAAGCACATCGACAACAAGCGCAAGCAGCGTGCCGCCGCCGCCGCCCAGCAGCGCGCCGTGGCCGCCCGCGAAGCTAACTATCGCCGCGAGCTGGCCCTGGCCCGCAACCGCCCGACCGTTACCACTACCCGCACCACGCAAACGGCCCTGGTGCCCGCCAATAGCCTGACGGCTTCCAGCACCATGGTGGGCGGCATGCAGCCCGCCGCGCAGCCGGCTCCCTCAAACGCCGCTTACCTGCCCAACCCTGCCTACGGCGATGCTTCGCACCCCTATGGCACTTCCGAGTATCGCCGGAAAAGCTGGTAATTGCCACTTCGCATTATTTTGCAACCCCTGGGCGCCCGCGCCCGGGGGTTGATTGTTTCTGACCAGTTGCCGCGGTGGGCACAGCTGCCCGCCACTATTTCTTTCACCAATTCCCCGGATGTATGAAATCCCTCGTTTGTAGCCTGTTGCTGGCCGCCGCCGCCCTCACTTCTTCCTGTTCGAAAGCGCCCGCCGACACGGCCAACGTGCAGAACCTGAACCGCGACTTTGTCACGGCCTGGAATAGCCGCGACACGGGTAAAATTACCGGCATGATGGCCGATGACATCACCTTTGTGCAGGGCAATGCCCACTGGAAGGGCAAGGATGAAGTAGGCCAGAAATGGGTGAGCGCCACGATTCCGACCATCGCCAACCTGAAAACCAGCGTGAGCAGCAGCAATACCGACGACAACAGCACCTACGAGGCCGGCACGTTCTCGGTAGATGTGCAGCCCACCGCCCCCGGCGAGCCCGCCGGCTTTGGCGAAGGCAACTATATTTTCTTCTGGAA
This region includes:
- a CDS encoding glycine zipper domain-containing protein, giving the protein MNKLPYLFAFIILLTSFHAPAAHAQWSPQAKGAVIGGLGGAAAGAIINKRNRVVGGVVGGVAGGAIGYGIGKHIDNKRKQRAAAAAQQRAVAAREANYRRELALARNRPTVTTTRTTQTALVPANSLTASSTMVGGMQPAAQPAPSNAAYLPNPAYGDASHPYGTSEYRRKSW
- a CDS encoding YybH family protein, which codes for MKSLVCSLLLAAAALTSSCSKAPADTANVQNLNRDFVTAWNSRDTGKITGMMADDITFVQGNAHWKGKDEVGQKWVSATIPTIANLKTSVSSSNTDDNSTYEAGTFSVDVQPTAPGEPAGFGEGNYIFFWKKAADNTWKLSYAQLEDLPVQRRN